The Leifsonia sp. ZF2019 DNA segment GGTCATGTCAGTCTCCTCGCTTCCCGCGGGTCGAAGCGGTCGCGCAGGGCGTCGCCGATGAGGTTGATGGCCAGGATGGCGACGACGAGCACCGCTCCGGGGGCGATGATCAGCCACGGCGCCGTCACCATGTAGACCGTGCCCTCCTGCACCAGCAGACCCAACGAGGACGCGGGCGGCTGGACGCCGTAGCCGAGGAAGGAGAGCCCGCCTTCCACGAGGATCGCGACCGAGAGCGCGTACGTCCCCTGCACCGCGACGGTGCCGGCGACGTTGCGGAGCACATGCCGCGTCATGATCGTCCGGGAGGTCACACCGCTGATCACGGCCGAGGTGATGAAGTCGCGCTCGACGACCTGCCGGGTCGCCTGCCCGACCATCCTCGTCATCAGCGGCACGGTCACGAGCACGATGCTGGCGAGGGCGGCCACGATGCCGGGACCGACGACGGCCGCGACCAGGATCGCGAGCACGATCGCCGGGAACGCGTAGAGGATGTCGCCCACCCGCATGATCGTCCCGCCGGTCTTGCCGCCGCGGTAGCCGGCGACGATGCCGCAGAACGTCGCGATGACCGCGGTGAGCGCGACGGCCACGGCCGACAGCAGCAGCGTCGTCGTGATCCCCTCCAGCAGTCGGGGCAGGAGCGAGCGGCCGAGGCTGTCCGTCCCGGCGGGGAACTCCAGCGACGGCGGCGCCAGCCGGCGTCCCACGATGTCGGTGGGGCTGCCGCCCAGGCCGAGCAGGCGGCCCAGGACCGCGGAGAGGAAGAGGACCGTCAGCACCCACATGGCCGACGTGGTCAGGGCGTCGAACGAGGCGAGGTAGCGCCAGGCCCGTGCAAGGGCGTTGCCGCTGCGCTTCTCGGAGATGATCGCGGTCATGCTCTCCTCCCCTTCTTCGCGACGCTGACGCGGGGGTCGATGACGCCGGTGAGCACGTCGACCATCAGGCTCGCGAGCACGAAGACCGCGGTCGCGAGCAGGACGCAGGCCTGGATCACGGTGTAATCGCGGCGGCTCAGCGCGAGGACGAGGTAGCTGCCGAGGCCGGACACGTTGAACACCTGCTCGACGATCACGGCCCCGCCCAGGAGGTAGGCCGTGATCGTCGCGGTCAGGGTCAGGACGGGGATGAGGGCGTTGCGCAGGACGTGGTGCCGCACGATGAACCACGGCGACTCCCCGCGGGCGACGGCGGCGGCGATGTGCGGCTCGACCAGCACGCCCATCACCGAGTCCCGGGTCGTGCGAGCGGTGGCCGCCACGCAGAAGATGGAGAGCACCAACGCCGGCAGCAGAAGACTCACCGTCCCCGCCCAGAAGTCCTGAGCCGGGGAGACGAAGCCTCCCACCGACAGACCCAGATCGAACCGGGAGAACACGAACACCACGATCGAGCCGACGACGAACTCCGGGAGGCTGATCCCGATGGTCGACACGATCCGCGTGAGCGCGCTGCGTCGGCCGGTCGACGCGTGCGTGCCTGCGGCGATCCCGAGCGGGACACCGACGAGCAGGGTGACGATCATCGCGATCGCCGCCAGCATCGCCGTGACGGGGAGCCGTGCGAGGATCTCGTCGAGCACCGGTCGCTGGCTGGCGAGCGACAGGCCGAAGTCGCCGCGCATCGCGCTGCCGAGCCAGAGCGCGTACTGCTCGGGCAGGCTCTTGCCGAGGCCGAGCGTCTGCCGCAGCTGCTCCTTCGCCGCGTCGCTCGAGAGCGGGCCGAGCACGATCTGGCTGAAATCGCCGGGGAGGCTCCTGATCGCCACGAAGATCAGGATCGAAGCGCCGAGCAGCACCGCCAGTGCGCTCAGGAGCCTCCCCGGAAGCCACCGGAGGACACGCATCGCTACTTCGACCCCGTCAGCCGGAAGTCGGTGAGGTAGCGGAAGATGTCGCCGTAGCCCTCGGTCGAGTTGATCGTGGCGCTCAGCTTGTCGGTGCGGTACGCGATCACGCCGGGCCGGGTCATCAGGGGCACCTGCTCCGCCGTGCGATCGACTTCGGCGCACAGCTTGGTGAGGACGGCGTCGCGCGAGTCGCCGACGGGCTCCTCGTTGGCCTGCACCACCAGGTCGTTGAGCGTCTTCGAGCCCGTCATGAACCGCGAGGTGAAGGTAGCCTGGTCGGTGTTCCACCAGCGCGAGACCATCGCGGCGTCGCCGTAGCCGGCGTACCAGCTGATTCCGAGGTCGGCCGATGCGGTCTTGTCGCCGCCGTAGAACACGTCGGTGTAGGTCGCGGTGTCGACGAGCTTGATGTCGACCGTGATGCCGTAGGGCCGCAGCTGCTGCTGGATCACCTGTGCGATCTTGCCCGGCGCACTCTCCTCGTTCCAGGTGACCAGGCTGAGGCGGATGTCGCTCGCGCCCGCGTCCTTCAGCAGCTTCGTGATGTCGTCCTTGCTGAGGGTGGCGGACGGGAGCTCGGAAGGCGTGCAGGAGCCGGGGAGCCCGACCGGGGTGACGCCCGTGGCCTTGCCGTGGCCGGCGAGCGTGAGGTCCGACAGCTGGGCGCGGTCGATGGCGGCGTTCACGGCGAACCGCACCTTCTCGTCATGCAGAGGGGAGGACGGGTCGGTCGAGTTGAGGATGAGGTAGTAGAAGTCGGTGTTCTGCTGGTTGACCGCCTTGACCTCTTTGGTGCCGGCGAGGAGATCGAGCGTGTCGGCGTTGTTGAAGAAGGCGTACTGCACGCTGCCGTCGCGGATGGCCGCCAGGCGGCTCGCCTCGTCCGGGACGATCTTGATGTCGAGCGTGTCGGGGCCGACCTTCTTCGCGTCGTAGTAGTGCGGGTTCTTCTCGAAGGTCCACGACTCGTCCTGCACGTGCGAGGAGGCGACGTAGGGACCCGTGCCGACCATCTGCTTGGCGAGGTCGATCGTGCCCGCGCGCACCTCCGCGGCGGGGACGATCGCGGCCGGGGTGTTGGCGAGCGCTCCGAGGAGCGCGGTGTACGGCGCGGAGAGGTGGATGGTCACCTCGTCGGGCGCGTTGACCTCCACGGAGGAGATCGGGCCGAGCTGGAGCGCCCAGGACGATTTGCTCTCCTGGAGCAGCTCGATGCTGCCCTTGACGTCGTCTGCGGTCATGGGACGGCCGTTGGAGAACACGGCGTCCGTGCGGAGGTGGAAGACGTATTCGGTGGGGCTGACGATGTCCCACGAGGTGGCGAGTTCGGGCTTGAACCCGAACTTCTGGTCGACGGTGACGAGCGTCTGATAGCTGAGCCCCTCGATCGTCCAGGAGCGTGCGGTGGTCGCGTACCGCGGGTCGAGGCCGTTCGCCTCGACCGTGTCGTAGTCGAGGTCGGCGTGCAGGGTGCCCCCGGTGGGGAGCGAGGTGTCTGCGACGCTGAGGAAGCCGGGAGAGACGTCGCCGGTTCCCGAGCTGACGTCTTTGTCATTCGAGGAACAGGCGGTGAGGAGCAGGGCGACCGTGACGACGGCCGTCCCGATTGTCAGGGATTTTCGCATGCTGGCGACTCCTTGCGCTGTGGGTGCGGCGAGGCCGCGGGGGCGGGCGGATGGGGGTGGGGGGACCCGGAGTTGCAGTGAAGTGCGATGCCGGATCGTTCCGGCATTGGAGGCAATGTAGCGTCACCTCGCGAACCGCGTCAATACCCCGAAGCGAGAAAACATCAGCGCACTCGACCCGCCCGGGAGTCGGCGGGAGTTCGGCGGCACAGCCGGCCATTGACGAAGGGTGGCCGATGTCGCTATCTTCGCTGGCATGCCGGAACGATCCGGCTCGGACGCACGGCGGAAGGAGCAGCCGATGGCCCCAGCACGCGTCGAGAGCATCCTGCGCTACCCGGTCAAGGGCCTCGCCGGCGTCGCCGCCCGCGGGCCGGTCGAGCTGCTGCCGGGCCGCGGCCTGCGCTGGGATCGTGGCCACGCGATCGAGAACGGCATCGTCGCGCCGCGCAGCGCCAGCGGATGGAATCCCCGCGAGACGTACTTCCATGTCGCGAAGAACGAGCAGATCGTCCGGATCGCGACCGCCCTCGACGATGCGGAGAGCCCGCACCCCCTCCTGACGCTGACCACACTGCCCGACGGACGGGAAGCGACGCTGCGGCTCGGCGGGGAGACGCTGCAGGCGCAGGCGGTGGACGCCCTCCTGGCCGCTGCGCTCCCCGCCGGCCCCCTCGGTCCTCCCACCCTGGTCCGCCGGAGCGGCGGCCTCTGGGACTGGCCGGCCGCCGAGCTCTCGATCATCAACCTCGCCACCCTCGAGGCTCTGGCGGCGGCGGGCGACCATCCCGTCGATCCGCGCCGGTTCCGGGGCAACCTGTACCTGGAGGGCCTGCCCGCCTGGGGTGAGCTGAGGCTCCTCGGGCGCAGGATCCGCGTCGGAAGCGCGGTGCTCGAGGTCTTCCAGCCCACCGACCGGTGCCGGGCGACCACGATCGACCCCGCCACCGGCGTCTCGGACCTCAACGTGCCCGCCCTGCTCGCGAGCCGCTTCGGCCACATGTTCTGCGGCGTGTACGCGCGCGTGATCGACGCGGGCCGGATCGCCGCCGGTGATGAGATCGAG contains these protein-coding regions:
- a CDS encoding ABC transporter permease; the protein is MTAIISEKRSGNALARAWRYLASFDALTTSAMWVLTVLFLSAVLGRLLGLGGSPTDIVGRRLAPPSLEFPAGTDSLGRSLLPRLLEGITTTLLLSAVAVALTAVIATFCGIVAGYRGGKTGGTIMRVGDILYAFPAIVLAILVAAVVGPGIVAALASIVLVTVPLMTRMVGQATRQVVERDFITSAVISGVTSRTIMTRHVLRNVAGTVAVQGTYALSVAILVEGGLSFLGYGVQPPASSLGLLVQEGTVYMVTAPWLIIAPGAVLVVAILAINLIGDALRDRFDPREARRLT
- a CDS encoding ABC transporter permease; translated protein: MRVLRWLPGRLLSALAVLLGASILIFVAIRSLPGDFSQIVLGPLSSDAAKEQLRQTLGLGKSLPEQYALWLGSAMRGDFGLSLASQRPVLDEILARLPVTAMLAAIAMIVTLLVGVPLGIAAGTHASTGRRSALTRIVSTIGISLPEFVVGSIVVFVFSRFDLGLSVGGFVSPAQDFWAGTVSLLLPALVLSIFCVAATARTTRDSVMGVLVEPHIAAAVARGESPWFIVRHHVLRNALIPVLTLTATITAYLLGGAVIVEQVFNVSGLGSYLVLALSRRDYTVIQACVLLATAVFVLASLMVDVLTGVIDPRVSVAKKGRRA
- a CDS encoding ABC transporter substrate-binding protein, which codes for MRKSLTIGTAVVTVALLLTACSSNDKDVSSGTGDVSPGFLSVADTSLPTGGTLHADLDYDTVEANGLDPRYATTARSWTIEGLSYQTLVTVDQKFGFKPELATSWDIVSPTEYVFHLRTDAVFSNGRPMTADDVKGSIELLQESKSSWALQLGPISSVEVNAPDEVTIHLSAPYTALLGALANTPAAIVPAAEVRAGTIDLAKQMVGTGPYVASSHVQDESWTFEKNPHYYDAKKVGPDTLDIKIVPDEASRLAAIRDGSVQYAFFNNADTLDLLAGTKEVKAVNQQNTDFYYLILNSTDPSSPLHDEKVRFAVNAAIDRAQLSDLTLAGHGKATGVTPVGLPGSCTPSELPSATLSKDDITKLLKDAGASDIRLSLVTWNEESAPGKIAQVIQQQLRPYGITVDIKLVDTATYTDVFYGGDKTASADLGISWYAGYGDAAMVSRWWNTDQATFTSRFMTGSKTLNDLVVQANEEPVGDSRDAVLTKLCAEVDRTAEQVPLMTRPGVIAYRTDKLSATINSTEGYGDIFRYLTDFRLTGSK